A window from Photobacterium leiognathi encodes these proteins:
- a CDS encoding LysR substrate-binding domain-containing protein, which produces MFNAIAESKSVGVNSTSLTAYIPSILQYLRTAAPDAKFSITPGNSIDLYQQVIDGDIDAAIMMMPFGDIPKSLQYWILREEPLAVICHKSVHSTAKKILSQNPYIRYDPRCWGGKIAESYVQAEAITLEPIFDLDSLEIITQLVADNVGVSVIPYWFALDKFKNDINIITIPHKKYQRRIVAISAYHPQQPHLLNLFIDSLRT; this is translated from the coding sequence TTGTTTAATGCTATTGCCGAAAGCAAAAGCGTTGGTGTAAATTCAACATCGTTAACGGCTTATATACCTTCTATATTACAGTATCTTCGTACGGCAGCACCTGACGCTAAATTTAGTATTACCCCCGGGAACTCTATTGATTTATATCAACAAGTGATTGATGGCGATATTGACGCTGCAATTATGATGATGCCATTCGGAGACATTCCCAAAAGCTTACAGTATTGGATATTAAGAGAAGAGCCGTTAGCTGTGATCTGTCATAAGAGTGTGCACAGTACGGCAAAAAAAATATTGAGTCAGAATCCATATATTCGTTATGACCCAAGGTGTTGGGGAGGCAAAATCGCTGAATCTTATGTTCAAGCTGAAGCAATAACATTAGAGCCTATTTTTGATCTCGATTCTTTGGAAATTATCACTCAACTTGTTGCGGATAACGTCGGTGTTTCTGTTATTCCTTACTGGTTTGCATTAGATAAATTCAAAAATGACATTAATATCATAACGATACCTCATAAAAAGTACCAAAGAAGAATTGTTGCGATTAGTGCTTACCATCCTCAACAACCTCATCTGCTAAACCTGTTTATAGATTCTTTACGTACGTAG
- a CDS encoding PhzF family phenazine biosynthesis protein: MDLEIYQVDSFTTKAFKGNPAGVCITANGLSESLMLSIAEEMAVSETAFLSLSDMTLRWFTPKAEVKLCGHGTLAVAHVLKERGQVKSGDSVNFKTLSGTLTALINESTIELDFPSPVIECDIPQSQELLDNLGLEESHVRFFGGFETKVFIEVDSEETLLNIQPNFEAMKQRNGRGVLVTTQSESNEFDFISRYFAPWVGVNEDPVTGSAHCALTVYWSEKLGKLDFKGYQASERGGHVATELLSNGRTKLIGAAVTVIKGIMQVSAA; encoded by the coding sequence ATGGATTTAGAAATTTATCAAGTTGATTCGTTTACGACAAAAGCGTTCAAGGGAAATCCTGCGGGAGTCTGTATAACGGCCAATGGCTTAAGTGAAAGTTTGATGCTTTCAATTGCTGAAGAAATGGCTGTATCTGAAACGGCATTTTTATCGCTTTCTGATATGACGTTAAGGTGGTTTACACCTAAAGCAGAGGTGAAACTATGTGGTCATGGAACACTCGCTGTTGCTCATGTGCTTAAAGAGCGTGGACAAGTAAAGTCAGGTGATAGCGTTAATTTTAAAACACTATCAGGCACTTTAACTGCACTCATCAATGAATCTACAATCGAATTGGATTTCCCATCACCAGTCATTGAATGTGATATTCCTCAATCCCAAGAACTACTCGACAATTTAGGTTTAGAAGAAAGTCATGTTCGCTTCTTTGGAGGCTTTGAGACGAAGGTCTTTATAGAAGTTGACAGTGAAGAAACACTACTAAATATTCAGCCCAATTTTGAAGCCATGAAACAAAGAAATGGTCGTGGTGTTCTAGTAACTACCCAATCGGAAAGTAACGAATTCGACTTTATTTCGAGATACTTTGCACCTTGGGTTGGAGTAAATGAAGATCCTGTTACAGGTTCAGCACACTGCGCTTTAACCGTATATTGGTCAGAAAAACTGGGTAAGTTAGATTTTAAAGGTTATCAAGCATCTGAACGCGGTGGGCATGTTGCGACTGAACTTTTATCTAATGGACGCACTAAATTGATAGGTGCTGCAGTAACCGTCATTAAAGGGATTATGCAGGTATCTGCCGCATAA
- a CDS encoding IS4 family transposase: MTYIEPTLWAQKQFGQADLNDPRRTQRLVALATSLAEQPGVPISKLIISPADMEGAYRFIRNDQIKAEDIAEAGFYVTAQEALEQQTLLALEDTTSLSYSHHSIQDTLGHSNQGNRHRAMFVHSTLLFAPETHTVVGLIEQQRWTRDIEKRGQRHQHATRPYKEKESYKWEQASRHVAERLGEKMSEVISVCDREADLFEYLTYKHEQQQRFIVRSMQSRCIEEHDNRLYDYASKLLSAGSKELKIPQKGGRKSRTAHLDIKYAPVTLKSPANKKEFDNISLYYVGCIEQGESDDKLAWHLLTSEPVTNKEEALKIFSYYERRWLIEDFHKVWKSEGTQVEQLRMQSKDNLERLSVILAFIATRLLQLRFMNESKELSSSCCERVLKGKAWKLMWLKLEKKKMPKEAPNISWAYKSIARLGGWKDTKRTGRASVKTLWQGWFRLQTILEGYELAKSLEHNDL, encoded by the coding sequence ATGACCTATATAGAACCAACTCTTTGGGCTCAAAAACAATTCGGTCAAGCCGATCTTAATGACCCAAGACGCACTCAAAGACTCGTTGCTCTAGCTACCTCTCTGGCTGAACAACCTGGTGTCCCTATCTCAAAACTCATCATCTCCCCAGCCGATATGGAAGGGGCTTATCGCTTTATTCGTAATGACCAAATCAAAGCAGAAGATATTGCAGAAGCTGGATTCTATGTCACAGCACAAGAAGCTTTAGAGCAACAAACACTGCTTGCATTGGAAGATACCACTTCTCTAAGTTACTCACATCACAGCATACAAGATACACTCGGGCATTCCAATCAAGGTAATCGACACAGAGCAATGTTCGTTCATTCAACATTGCTTTTTGCTCCCGAAACTCACACTGTGGTTGGTTTAATCGAACAACAACGCTGGACCCGAGATATTGAAAAACGTGGTCAAAGACACCAGCACGCAACTCGACCATACAAAGAAAAAGAAAGTTATAAATGGGAACAAGCATCTCGCCATGTTGCAGAGCGACTAGGCGAGAAAATGTCAGAGGTTATTTCTGTATGTGATAGAGAAGCCGATTTATTCGAGTACCTCACTTACAAGCACGAGCAACAACAACGATTTATCGTTCGCTCAATGCAAAGTCGCTGTATCGAGGAGCATGATAATCGTCTTTATGACTACGCTTCCAAGTTGTTATCAGCAGGAAGCAAAGAGCTAAAAATACCGCAAAAAGGCGGTCGTAAGTCTCGCACGGCTCATCTAGACATCAAATATGCTCCCGTGACACTTAAGTCTCCCGCCAATAAAAAAGAGTTCGATAATATCTCTCTCTACTATGTTGGATGTATAGAGCAAGGTGAGAGTGACGACAAGCTCGCATGGCATTTACTGACATCAGAGCCTGTAACGAACAAAGAGGAAGCACTTAAAATCTTCAGTTATTATGAGCGTCGTTGGCTGATAGAAGATTTTCACAAGGTTTGGAAAAGTGAAGGCACGCAAGTTGAACAACTGAGAATGCAAAGTAAAGATAACTTAGAAAGGCTCAGTGTTATTTTGGCATTTATTGCTACTCGTTTACTCCAGTTAAGATTTATGAACGAATCTAAAGAGTTATCTAGTAGCTGTTGTGAACGGGTGTTAAAAGGTAAAGCGTGGAAGCTTATGTGGTTAAAATTAGAGAAGAAAAAAATGCCCAAAGAAGCACCAAATATATCGTGGGCTTACAAAAGTATTGCACGGTTAGGTGGTTGGAAAGATACCAAGCGGACGGGTCGCGCTTCTGTAAAGACATTATGGCAAGGATGGTTTAGGTTACAAACCATCCTTGAAGGATATGAACTAGCTAAGTCTCTTGAACACAATGACTTGTGA
- a CDS encoding helix-turn-helix transcriptional regulator — protein MNNTNAFHLLLKQSREEHGMTQVDVAKSLNIARQTYLDLEYGRTQPRLDTLLTLASLFNKSVAFFAGERPSLDGFETKALFEELQQRYVALSDNMPDTATATPE, from the coding sequence ATGAATAACACTAACGCATTTCACTTACTACTTAAGCAAAGTCGTGAAGAACACGGTATGACGCAAGTTGATGTCGCGAAAAGCCTTAATATTGCAAGGCAGACTTACTTAGATTTAGAGTACGGACGCACACAACCACGACTAGATACACTCTTAACACTAGCATCACTTTTTAATAAAAGTGTCGCGTTTTTTGCGGGTGAACGCCCCTCATTAGATGGGTTTGAAACAAAAGCGTTATTTGAAGAGTTGCAACAACGTTATGTGGCGCTTTCCGATAACATGCCTGATACAGCCACAGCTACCCCAGAATAA
- a CDS encoding serine/threonine dehydratase, with translation MLNKKEIETAYKRVQPHLKSLPLMTSDYINTQLNADVFFQFEGAQITGSFKVRGALNTLLTLKEQGKIPKHVVTFSSGNHAQAVAYAYKKLAIPATVYIPKTAAEFKIKMTRFLGAKVVVTDDRKEAECFSQQLAEQGATFIHPYDNDDVILGQGTSCYEALSNGLQPDTIFAPIGGGGLISGTLLVAQRLSPSSLIIGGEPQQANDAYQSYIKGNIVGFNNSPNTIADGARTLQISERTFHQIKQLDDILLASEKEIKDWTRLLFSHLKVTVEPTSAVAMVACQKWLTRQDQKKRKSVLVILSGGNIDDTTFQALWDKEHIE, from the coding sequence ATGTTAAATAAAAAAGAAATAGAAACCGCTTATAAGCGCGTACAACCACATCTAAAGTCCCTGCCTTTAATGACAAGTGATTATATTAATACACAGCTTAATGCTGATGTTTTCTTTCAATTTGAAGGTGCTCAAATCACAGGCTCGTTCAAGGTTAGAGGTGCATTGAATACGCTGCTAACGTTAAAAGAGCAAGGCAAGATCCCTAAGCATGTTGTGACATTTAGTTCCGGTAATCATGCTCAAGCCGTCGCGTATGCATATAAAAAATTAGCGATACCTGCGACAGTTTACATCCCCAAAACAGCCGCTGAATTTAAAATAAAAATGACACGCTTTTTAGGTGCAAAGGTTGTTGTGACTGATGATAGAAAAGAAGCAGAGTGCTTTTCGCAACAGCTTGCAGAGCAAGGGGCAACATTCATCCATCCCTACGATAATGACGACGTTATCTTAGGACAAGGTACAAGTTGCTATGAGGCATTATCCAATGGATTACAGCCTGATACGATTTTTGCACCAATCGGTGGCGGCGGCTTAATTAGTGGGACATTGCTCGTGGCGCAACGATTATCCCCCTCTTCACTTATTATCGGTGGTGAGCCACAGCAAGCTAATGACGCTTATCAAAGCTATATAAAAGGTAACATTGTTGGTTTTAACAACTCACCAAACACAATTGCAGATGGCGCAAGAACCTTGCAGATCTCTGAACGTACTTTCCACCAAATAAAGCAACTGGATGATATTTTGTTAGCTTCTGAAAAAGAGATAAAAGATTGGACCAGACTTCTTTTTTCTCATTTAAAAGTTACGGTTGAACCTACCAGTGCTGTGGCAATGGTCGCTTGTCAAAAGTGGTTAACGCGTCAGGATCAAAAAAAGCGTAAATCTGTACTTGTCATTCTTTCTGGTGGCAATATTGATGACACCACTTTTCAGGCACTTTGGGATAAAGAACATATAGAGTAA
- a CDS encoding iron-containing alcohol dehydrogenase gives MSNVFYMPPVTLMGPNAIQSLGAELASKELKKALIVTDSVLVEVGLVSKLTDELTAHGIDFTIYDGVQPNPTEKNIEDGLELLANSHSDFVISFGGGSSHDTAKGIALVAANGGHIRDYSKGVHLSKKPQLPLVTVNTTAGTASEMTVFAIITNQEDETKYPVVDKHFTPIIAVNDSELMVAMPKFLTAATGMDALTHAVEAYVSTAATPITDASAIKAIELIVNNLETAVNDGQNRAARDAMQYGEYLAGMAFSNASLGYVHSMAHQLGGVYDLAHGLCNAILLAEVSRFNAKQVPERFVDIAKAMGIDTAAMTQEQAVNAALEAIDALSEKVGTKQRLADLGVTEDKLAFMAQNALNDACSLTNPRKASLEEIVAIFKARM, from the coding sequence ATGAGCAATGTATTCTACATGCCACCTGTAACATTAATGGGTCCTAATGCTATTCAATCTTTAGGTGCGGAACTTGCGTCAAAAGAGCTGAAAAAAGCCCTAATCGTGACAGACAGTGTATTAGTTGAAGTGGGTTTAGTTAGCAAGCTAACTGACGAGCTAACCGCTCACGGTATTGATTTCACTATTTACGATGGTGTGCAGCCAAACCCAACAGAGAAAAACATTGAAGATGGCCTAGAGCTACTTGCAAACAGCCATTCTGATTTTGTGATTTCATTCGGTGGTGGTTCATCACACGATACTGCTAAAGGTATCGCATTGGTGGCAGCGAACGGTGGTCATATTCGTGATTACTCTAAAGGTGTACACCTTTCTAAAAAGCCACAGCTTCCATTGGTAACCGTGAACACAACAGCAGGTACTGCTTCAGAAATGACAGTGTTTGCAATCATCACTAACCAAGAAGATGAAACCAAATACCCAGTGGTTGATAAGCACTTCACGCCAATTATTGCAGTGAACGATTCAGAGCTAATGGTAGCAATGCCTAAGTTCCTAACCGCTGCAACCGGTATGGATGCATTAACGCACGCCGTTGAAGCGTATGTTTCAACTGCAGCGACACCAATCACTGATGCCTCTGCCATTAAAGCGATTGAGCTGATTGTAAACAACCTAGAAACTGCTGTGAACGACGGTCAAAATCGCGCAGCACGTGATGCAATGCAGTACGGCGAGTACCTTGCTGGTATGGCATTCTCTAATGCATCTTTAGGTTACGTTCACTCAATGGCACACCAATTAGGTGGTGTTTACGACCTGGCTCATGGCCTATGTAACGCCATCCTATTGGCAGAAGTTTCGCGCTTTAACGCGAAGCAAGTACCAGAGCGTTTTGTTGATATTGCGAAAGCAATGGGTATCGACACTGCAGCAATGACCCAAGAGCAAGCAGTAAATGCAGCCCTTGAAGCCATTGATGCACTATCTGAAAAGGTAGGCACCAAGCAACGCCTAGCTGATTTAGGTGTAACTGAAGATAAGCTAGCGTTCATGGCGCAAAACGCTCTAAACGATGCGTGTTCTTTAACGAACCCACGCAAAGCGAGCCTAGAAGAAATCGTAGCGATCTTCAAAGCACGCATGTAA
- a CDS encoding LysR family transcriptional regulator has protein sequence MDTRFLETLITVVEQGSIAAAAREQLLTPAAVSQRIQSLEREFKCKLFSRAGNTVQPTNSCLMLLPKAKALV, from the coding sequence ATGGATACTCGCTTTCTTGAAACGCTTATTACCGTTGTTGAGCAAGGTTCTATTGCAGCTGCTGCAAGAGAGCAACTTCTCACACCTGCGGCTGTAAGTCAGAGAATTCAATCACTTGAAAGAGAGTTTAAGTGTAAGCTTTTTAGTCGAGCGGGGAATACTGTACAACCTACGAATAGTTGTTTAATGCTATTGCCGAAAGCAAAAGCGTTGGTGTAA
- a CDS encoding RidA family protein has translation MLTTQCSQQDDTKSKPNRPGGLYSSYVKMGDQLYISGQTSRVDDCVMQGRLGDTLTIDDGKKAAQLCARNVLDQVDQFCHDNAAEIKATIKLQVFMQATENFNDHAKVADGASEYLQEKLGEQGRHCRTAVGVASLPRGAAVEIDAIFELVSD, from the coding sequence ATGTTAACAACACAATGCTCCCAACAAGACGATACCAAAAGCAAACCTAACCGTCCGGGAGGATTATATTCTAGCTATGTAAAAATGGGTGATCAGTTATATATATCAGGACAAACATCAAGAGTTGATGATTGTGTTATGCAAGGGCGATTAGGGGATACCCTCACCATTGATGATGGAAAAAAAGCCGCTCAACTATGCGCACGTAACGTACTAGATCAAGTTGATCAATTCTGCCACGACAATGCAGCTGAAATAAAAGCAACGATTAAATTACAAGTTTTTATGCAAGCTACTGAGAATTTTAATGATCATGCCAAAGTCGCTGATGGTGCCTCAGAATATTTACAAGAAAAGCTTGGAGAGCAAGGTCGACATTGTCGAACCGCTGTTGGGGTAGCAAGCCTTCCTCGTGGTGCTGCTGTTGAAATTGATGCCATTTTTGAATTAGTAAGCGACTGA